A genomic stretch from Enterobacter dykesii includes:
- the licT gene encoding BglG family transcription antiterminator LicT — MKIAKILNNNVVVVQDERGREQVVMGRGLAFQKRVGEALDTALVEKVFALQSDELVRRLGELLSQIPLEVMTTCDRIIGLAAQRLGKLQESLYITLTDHCYFAIERQKNGLAIKNVLLWDIKRLYPKEFELGQEARAIIARRLNVELEEDEAGFIALHLVTAQLNSEMPEVMHVTRVMQEILQLVKYQLQLEYDEESLSYQRFVTHLKFFAQRMLTRTVVEDDDVSLHTAVKDNYAKAWKCAEKIAQHLNKSYQRELTTEEIMFLAIHIERVRKEGR, encoded by the coding sequence ATGAAAATCGCCAAGATACTCAATAATAACGTGGTGGTTGTTCAGGATGAGCGCGGGCGCGAACAGGTGGTGATGGGCCGTGGGCTGGCCTTTCAGAAGCGCGTCGGCGAAGCGCTGGATACCGCGTTGGTTGAAAAGGTGTTTGCGCTGCAAAGCGATGAACTGGTGCGTCGACTCGGGGAGTTGCTGAGTCAAATTCCGCTGGAGGTGATGACCACCTGCGACCGCATCATCGGGCTGGCGGCGCAGCGGCTGGGCAAGCTGCAGGAGAGTTTGTATATCACCCTCACCGATCACTGCTACTTTGCGATTGAGCGGCAGAAGAACGGGCTGGCCATCAAAAACGTGCTGCTGTGGGATATTAAACGGCTGTATCCGAAGGAGTTCGAACTAGGGCAGGAGGCGAGGGCCATTATAGCCAGACGACTTAACGTCGAGCTGGAGGAGGATGAGGCCGGGTTTATCGCGCTGCATCTGGTCACCGCGCAGCTGAACAGCGAAATGCCGGAAGTGATGCACGTGACGAGGGTGATGCAGGAGATCCTGCAGCTGGTGAAGTATCAGCTGCAGCTTGAGTACGATGAAGAGTCGCTCAGCTATCAGCGTTTTGTCACCCACCTGAAGTTTTTTGCCCAGCGGATGCTCACCCGCACCGTGGTGGAAGATGACGATGTCTCGCTGCATACGGCAGTAAAAGACAACTATGCGAAAGCGTGGAAATGCGCCGAGAAAATCGCCCAGCACCTGAACAAAAGCTATCAGCGTGAGCTGACAACCGAAGAAATTATGTTCCTCGCCATTCATATCGAGCGGGTGAGAAAAGAGGGGCGTTAA
- a CDS encoding carbohydrate porin, which translates to MAQDWNGTVLGFEAPPEPVLGEMLGIRKILNDNGFTYNLGYLNEIGWNGGGGYNHDSHVAYIDQFALTFNQDLERWTGIPDARIEGNIVNRNHNDDLTTKRVQDPRVNFNDLTQESWGGQSITRLGWLTFARSFDDRRLTWRIGMMNKVQTFDQIIPCDFQLLSQCGGKSANSLTWNNWNVHTWGTTLAYKLTPTLTLKGGVMEQNPEASSRSHAWSWSTKGSKGVLLPVEIEARPLINGLPGAYNLGVVFTNAPQTDLYRGKSGGAGATDPDGFDTHSRTWFMYAGLNQQLTQHQDDPNRGLSTSFSMSLADQRTNYMHQVYAASLRYRGLFDARPEDWIGFGLTWIDMSSQYARNQRYLNSLSGVSDYTNPAYHPVPGHSLNGEFYYRFRPVPWLELQPGIQYWHHPGGVSRTQDAWVTELKTVVTF; encoded by the coding sequence ATGGCGCAAGACTGGAACGGAACGGTATTAGGGTTTGAAGCTCCCCCGGAGCCTGTTCTGGGAGAAATGCTCGGCATACGTAAAATCCTTAACGATAACGGTTTTACCTATAACCTCGGATACCTGAATGAAATTGGCTGGAACGGCGGTGGCGGATATAACCACGACTCCCACGTGGCCTATATTGACCAGTTCGCGCTGACCTTCAACCAGGACCTGGAGCGCTGGACCGGTATCCCGGATGCGCGTATCGAGGGGAACATCGTCAACCGCAACCACAATGACGACCTCACCACCAAGCGCGTGCAGGACCCTCGCGTTAACTTTAACGACCTGACCCAGGAGAGCTGGGGAGGGCAGTCGATTACCCGTCTGGGCTGGCTGACCTTTGCCCGCAGCTTTGACGACCGGCGTCTGACCTGGCGCATCGGGATGATGAACAAGGTGCAGACCTTCGATCAAATCATCCCCTGTGATTTCCAGCTGCTGTCGCAGTGCGGCGGGAAGTCAGCCAACTCGCTGACGTGGAACAACTGGAACGTTCACACCTGGGGCACCACGCTTGCGTATAAATTAACGCCGACGCTAACCCTGAAGGGCGGCGTGATGGAGCAAAATCCGGAGGCCTCCAGCCGCAGCCACGCGTGGAGCTGGTCGACGAAGGGCAGCAAAGGGGTTTTACTGCCGGTTGAAATCGAAGCGCGTCCGCTGATTAACGGCCTGCCGGGGGCGTACAACCTGGGCGTGGTGTTTACCAACGCGCCGCAAACCGATCTCTATCGCGGCAAATCCGGTGGGGCGGGCGCGACGGACCCGGACGGATTCGATACGCACAGCCGGACCTGGTTCATGTACGCCGGGCTGAACCAGCAGCTTACGCAGCATCAGGACGATCCGAATCGCGGGTTGAGCACCTCGTTCAGCATGAGCCTTGCGGATCAGCGCACCAACTACATGCACCAGGTTTACGCCGCCTCGCTGCGCTACCGCGGGCTGTTTGACGCGCGACCGGAAGACTGGATTGGCTTTGGCTTGACCTGGATTGATATGAGCAGCCAGTACGCCCGCAATCAGCGTTACCTGAACAGCCTGAGCGGCGTTAGCGATTACACCAATCCGGCGTATCATCCGGTGCCGGGCCATTCCCTGAACGGCGAGTTTTACTACCGTTTTCGTCCCGTGCCGTGGCTTGAACTGCAGCCGGGCATTCAGTACTGGCACCATCCCGGCGGGGTATCCCGGACGCAGGATGCCTGGGTGACGGAGCTGAAAACTGTCGTGACGTTCTAG
- the dusC gene encoding tRNA dihydrouridine(16) synthase DusC, with protein sequence MRVLLAPMEGVLDSLVRELLTEVNDYDLCVTEFLRVVDMLLPVKSFFRLCPELHNQSRTSSGTLVRIQLLGQYPEWLAENAARAVELGSYGVDLNCGCPSKLVNGSGGGATLLKDPELIYRGAKAMREAVPSHLPVTVKVRLGWDSEARQFEIADAVQQAGATELVVHGRTKEDGYKAERINWQAIGEIRKRLTIPVIANGEIWDYESAQACLKDTGCDAVMIGRGALNVPNLSRVVKYNEPRMPWADVVTLLQKYSRLEKQGDTGLYHVARIKQWLSYLRKEYDEALGLFQEIRTLQTSSDIARVIQSK encoded by the coding sequence ATGCGTGTTTTACTGGCCCCAATGGAAGGCGTGCTCGACTCCCTCGTGCGCGAGCTTCTGACCGAGGTGAACGATTACGATCTCTGCGTGACGGAATTTCTGCGCGTGGTCGATATGCTGTTGCCGGTAAAATCCTTCTTCCGCCTGTGCCCCGAGCTGCACAACCAGAGCCGGACCTCTTCCGGCACGCTGGTGCGTATTCAGCTGCTCGGCCAGTACCCCGAATGGCTGGCGGAAAACGCCGCCCGCGCGGTTGAGCTGGGCTCTTACGGGGTGGATCTCAACTGCGGTTGTCCGTCGAAGCTGGTTAACGGCAGCGGCGGCGGGGCGACCTTGCTGAAAGATCCTGAGCTGATTTACCGCGGTGCGAAAGCGATGCGTGAGGCCGTGCCTTCGCATTTGCCGGTGACGGTGAAGGTGCGCCTGGGCTGGGACAGCGAAGCGCGGCAGTTCGAGATCGCCGATGCGGTGCAGCAGGCCGGGGCCACCGAGCTGGTGGTGCATGGCCGCACCAAAGAGGATGGCTATAAAGCCGAGCGCATAAACTGGCAGGCGATCGGTGAGATCCGCAAGCGCCTCACCATTCCGGTCATCGCCAACGGCGAAATCTGGGATTACGAGAGCGCGCAGGCCTGTCTGAAGGACACCGGCTGCGATGCGGTAATGATCGGTCGCGGCGCCCTGAATGTGCCGAACCTCAGCCGGGTGGTGAAATATAACGAGCCGCGAATGCCGTGGGCAGACGTCGTCACGTTGCTGCAAAAATACAGCCGACTGGAAAAGCAGGGCGATACCGGTTTGTATCACGTCGCGCGAATTAAGCAGTGGCTGAGTTATTTACGTAAAGAGTACGATGAAGCGCTGGGATTATTTCAGGAAATTCGTACATTGCAGACTTCGTCTGATATTGCCCGGGTGATTCAGTCAAAATAA
- a CDS encoding CidA/LrgA family protein: MSKSLNIIWQYLRAFVLIYACLYAGIFIASLLPIVIPGSIIGMLILFVLLALQILPAKWVNPGCFVLIRYMALLFVPIGVGVMQYFDLLKAQFGPIVVSCAVSTLVVFLVVSWSSHMVHGERNVVGEKTKK, translated from the coding sequence ATGAGCAAATCATTGAACATTATCTGGCAATATCTGCGCGCATTCGTCCTGATTTACGCCTGCCTGTATGCCGGGATTTTCATCGCGTCGCTGCTGCCCATCGTCATTCCCGGCAGCATTATCGGCATGCTGATCCTCTTCGTTTTGCTGGCGCTGCAAATCCTGCCCGCAAAATGGGTCAATCCCGGCTGCTTCGTCCTTATTCGCTATATGGCGCTGCTTTTCGTGCCTATCGGCGTCGGGGTCATGCAGTATTTTGATTTGCTCAAGGCCCAGTTCGGCCCGATTGTGGTCTCCTGCGCGGTCAGTACGCTGGTGGTTTTCCTGGTGGTGAGCTGGAGTTCGCATATGGTGCATGGCGAACGTAACGTGGTCGGGGAGAAAACAAAAAAATGA
- a CDS encoding CidB/LrgB family autolysis modulator: MMANIWWSLPLTLVVFFAARKLAARFKMPLLNPLLVAMVVIIPFLLLTGIPYDRYFAGSKILNDLLQPAVVALAFPLYEQLHQIRARWKSIITICFVGSLVAMITGTSVALLMGASPQIAASILPKSVTTPIAMAVGGSLGGIPAISAMCVIFVGILGAVFGHTLLNGMRIHTKAARGLSMGTASHALGTARCAELDYQEGAFSSLALVICGIITSLLAPFIFPLILAVMG, from the coding sequence ATGATGGCCAATATCTGGTGGTCGCTGCCGTTAACCCTGGTGGTATTCTTCGCCGCGCGCAAGCTTGCCGCACGTTTCAAAATGCCGTTGCTGAACCCGCTGCTGGTGGCAATGGTGGTGATTATTCCGTTCCTTCTGCTCACCGGCATTCCCTACGATCGCTACTTTGCCGGCAGCAAAATCTTAAACGACCTGCTGCAGCCTGCCGTTGTGGCGCTCGCCTTTCCTTTATATGAACAGCTGCACCAGATCCGCGCCCGCTGGAAATCCATCATTACCATCTGTTTTGTGGGCAGCCTCGTGGCGATGATCACCGGAACGTCGGTGGCGCTGTTGATGGGGGCCTCGCCGCAGATTGCCGCCTCTATCCTGCCTAAATCGGTGACCACGCCTATCGCGATGGCGGTTGGCGGCAGCCTCGGCGGTATTCCGGCCATCAGCGCGATGTGCGTCATTTTCGTCGGTATTCTCGGTGCGGTGTTTGGCCACACCCTGCTAAACGGGATGCGTATTCACACTAAAGCTGCCCGGGGACTGTCGATGGGGACAGCTTCCCACGCCCTGGGCACCGCCCGCTGCGCGGAGCTGGATTATCAGGAAGGGGCGTTTAGCTCGCTGGCGCTAGTGATCTGCGGGATTATCACCTCCCTGCTGGCCCCGTTCATTTTCCCGCTGATTCTGGCGGTGATGGGCTAA
- the cdd gene encoding cytidine deaminase → MHPRFQAAFAQLAENLQSALAPVLADAHFPALLTVEQVTMLKQATGLDEDALAFALLPLAAACARADLSHFNVGAIARGVSGTWYFGGNMEFLGATMQQTVHAEQSAISHAWLRGEKALSAITVNYTPCGHCRQFMNELNSGLQLRINLPGRAPHTLGDYLPDAFGPKDLEIKTLLMDDQDHGYALSGDDLSQAAIRATNKSHTPYSKSPSGVALQCRDGRIFTGSYAENAAFNPTLPPLQGALNLLSLNGYDYPDIQRAILAEKADAPLIQWDATAATLKALGCTTIDRVLLA, encoded by the coding sequence ATGCACCCACGTTTTCAAGCTGCTTTCGCCCAGCTTGCAGAGAATTTGCAGTCAGCCCTGGCTCCCGTTCTGGCAGATGCACACTTCCCCGCCCTGCTGACCGTGGAGCAGGTCACGATGCTGAAACAGGCAACGGGACTGGACGAAGACGCGCTGGCTTTCGCACTGCTTCCTCTGGCTGCCGCCTGCGCGCGGGCCGATCTCTCCCACTTTAACGTCGGGGCCATTGCGCGCGGCGTCAGCGGCACCTGGTACTTCGGCGGCAATATGGAGTTCCTGGGCGCAACCATGCAGCAAACCGTGCACGCCGAGCAGAGCGCCATCAGCCACGCCTGGCTGCGCGGTGAAAAAGCCCTGAGCGCGATTACCGTGAACTACACCCCCTGCGGGCACTGCCGTCAGTTTATGAACGAGCTGAACAGCGGGCTGCAGCTGCGCATCAATCTGCCAGGCCGCGCGCCGCACACGCTGGGCGATTACCTGCCTGACGCGTTTGGCCCGAAAGATCTGGAGATCAAAACGCTGCTGATGGACGATCAGGACCACGGTTACGCCCTGTCCGGCGATGACCTGAGCCAGGCAGCGATTCGCGCGACGAATAAAAGCCACACGCCATACAGCAAGTCCCCTAGCGGCGTGGCGCTGCAGTGCCGTGATGGCCGAATCTTCACCGGCAGCTATGCGGAAAACGCCGCGTTTAACCCAACGCTGCCGCCGCTGCAGGGCGCGCTTAACCTGCTGAGCCTGAACGGCTATGACTATCCGGACATTCAGCGCGCCATTCTGGCAGAAAAAGCCGATGCGCCGCTGATCCAGTGGGATGCCACCGCCGCGACGCTCAAAGCGTTAGGCTGCACGACGATTGACCGCGTACTGCTGGCGTAA
- the sanA gene encoding outer membrane permeability protein SanA, translating into MLKRVFYSLSVLVGILLLIVLGLDRWMSWKTAPYIFDDLQDLPYRQVGVVLGTAKYYRTGVINQYYRYRIQGALNAYNSGKVNYLLLSGDNALQSYNEPVTMRKDLIAAGVDPADIVLDYAGFRTLDSIVRTRKVFDTNDFIIITQRFHCERALFIALHMGIQAQCYAVPSPKDMLSVRVREFGARFGALADLYIFKREPRFLGPLVPIPAMHEVPEDAQGYPAVTPEQLLDMQKKEK; encoded by the coding sequence ATGTTAAAGCGCGTTTTTTACAGCCTGTCTGTCCTGGTCGGCATACTGCTGTTGATCGTGCTCGGTCTCGACCGCTGGATGAGCTGGAAAACCGCCCCCTACATCTTTGATGACCTGCAGGACCTGCCCTATCGTCAGGTTGGCGTGGTGCTCGGCACCGCCAAGTATTACCGCACCGGGGTGATCAACCAATATTACCGTTACCGCATTCAGGGCGCGCTGAACGCCTACAACAGCGGCAAGGTGAACTACCTGCTGCTGAGCGGCGATAACGCGCTGCAAAGCTACAATGAACCGGTGACGATGCGGAAGGACCTGATTGCTGCGGGCGTGGATCCTGCCGATATCGTGCTCGATTACGCCGGGTTCCGCACCCTGGACTCGATCGTGCGCACGCGCAAAGTCTTCGACACCAACGACTTCATCATCATCACCCAGCGCTTCCACTGCGAGCGCGCGCTGTTTATCGCCCTGCATATGGGCATCCAGGCGCAGTGCTACGCGGTGCCGTCGCCGAAAGATATGCTGAGCGTGCGCGTCCGCGAGTTCGGCGCCCGCTTTGGTGCCCTGGCCGATCTGTATATCTTCAAACGCGAACCGCGCTTTTTAGGCCCGCTGGTGCCGATCCCGGCGATGCACGAAGTGCCGGAAGACGCGCAGGGTTACCCGGCCGTCACGCCCGAGCAGCTGCTGGATATGCAGAAAAAAGAGAAATAA
- a CDS encoding glutamine synthetase family protein, producing MNAFFLKSLRPYFNFPGLSLPGALNSGLWLDEKIDALQHNIAVEVADYLERYPQTKHVDVYLNDINGTMRGKRLSVESMLSLEKGCYFPLSVYSMDQKGKIAAPLHDEPDRLCVPVAGSLRPCPQDPQHNAQILLTMKDSDDTPCPLEPRVILQSVLARFHQHGLFPVIAPEIEFYLTGHDDRDPQNQGCFHMDTSTAHAALFDELEKLAHLQRIPLSGIVAEAESGQYELNLKHSHRVVEVCDNVLALRRLTRYVAEKHGLQANFMAKPFSQLAGSGLHFHFSLNNRHGENVFASPVNALNSMMRLCIAGQLALMPASVAILAPGVNAFRRLRKNLTEPVFNSWGYNTRSAALRIPCSDDHNRRIEYRLAGADANPYLVAATILTGMLYGLENTDEQDLPEPQHDQPELPLFQQEAIETFARCQYLTDSLGDAFSEQWVACKLSELDWFERIVTREESHLA from the coding sequence ATGAATGCGTTTTTCCTCAAAAGTCTCCGTCCGTATTTTAACTTTCCCGGTTTATCACTTCCTGGCGCACTCAATTCCGGTCTCTGGCTTGATGAAAAAATTGACGCCCTGCAGCACAACATTGCAGTGGAAGTGGCAGATTATCTGGAACGTTACCCGCAGACGAAACATGTAGACGTTTACCTGAACGATATCAACGGCACGATGCGCGGCAAGCGTCTGTCGGTGGAGAGCATGCTGAGCCTGGAAAAAGGCTGTTATTTTCCCCTTTCGGTCTACTCGATGGATCAGAAAGGAAAAATCGCCGCCCCGCTTCACGATGAACCGGACCGACTCTGCGTTCCTGTCGCCGGCTCCCTGCGCCCCTGCCCGCAAGATCCGCAGCATAACGCGCAGATCCTGCTGACGATGAAAGACAGCGACGACACCCCCTGCCCGCTTGAGCCGCGCGTGATACTGCAGAGCGTGCTGGCCCGCTTCCACCAGCACGGCCTCTTCCCGGTGATTGCCCCGGAAATCGAGTTCTATCTGACGGGGCATGACGATCGGGATCCGCAAAATCAGGGCTGTTTTCACATGGATACCTCAACTGCCCATGCGGCCCTGTTTGACGAGCTGGAAAAGCTGGCGCACCTGCAGCGCATCCCGCTGTCCGGGATCGTGGCGGAAGCCGAGTCCGGTCAGTACGAATTAAACCTGAAGCACAGCCATCGCGTGGTTGAGGTCTGCGATAACGTGCTGGCGCTTCGTCGCCTGACCCGTTACGTTGCCGAAAAGCACGGCCTGCAGGCCAACTTTATGGCTAAACCTTTCAGCCAGCTGGCCGGCAGCGGTTTGCACTTCCATTTCAGCCTGAACAATCGTCACGGCGAAAACGTCTTTGCTTCCCCGGTGAATGCGCTTAACAGCATGATGCGTTTGTGCATTGCGGGGCAGCTGGCGCTGATGCCCGCCTCAGTCGCCATTCTTGCGCCGGGCGTCAACGCGTTTCGTCGCCTGCGTAAAAACCTGACGGAGCCCGTCTTTAACTCCTGGGGCTATAACACCCGCTCCGCCGCCCTGCGTATTCCCTGCTCGGATGATCACAACCGTCGTATCGAGTACCGGCTGGCCGGGGCGGACGCCAATCCGTATCTGGTGGCAGCCACGATCCTGACCGGCATGCTGTACGGGCTGGAAAACACCGACGAGCAGGATTTACCCGAACCGCAGCACGATCAACCCGAGCTGCCGCTGTTTCAGCAGGAGGCGATTGAGACCTTTGCCCGCTGTCAGTATCTCACCGACAGCCTGGGCGACGCCTTTTCCGAACAGTGGGTCGCCTGCAAGCTCTCTGAACTCGACTGGTTTGAGCGCATTGTGACCCGAGAGGAGTCGCATCTGGCGTAG
- the mglC gene encoding galactose/methyl galactoside ABC transporter permease MglC: MSALNKKSFLTYLKEGGIYVVLLVLLAIIIFQDPTFLSLLNLSNILTQSSVRIIIALGVAGLIVTQGTDLSAGRQVGLAAVIAATLLQSMENANKVFPEMATMPIFVVILIVCAIGAVIGLINGIIIAYLNVTPFITTLGTMIIVYGINSLYYDFVGASPISGFDSGFSTFTQGFIALGSFRLSYITFYALIAVAFVWILWNKTRFGKNIFAIGGNPEAAKVSGVNVALNLLMIYALSGVFYAFGGMLEAGRIGSATNNLGFMYELDAIAACVVGGVSFSGGVGTVLGVVTGVIIFTVINYGLTYIGVNPYWQYIIKGAIIIFAVALDSLKYARKK, translated from the coding sequence ATGAGTGCGTTAAATAAAAAAAGTTTTCTCACTTACCTGAAAGAAGGCGGTATTTACGTTGTTCTTTTAGTACTGCTGGCTATCATCATTTTCCAGGACCCTACGTTCTTAAGCCTGCTGAACCTGAGTAACATTCTGACCCAGTCCTCCGTGCGTATTATCATTGCGCTGGGCGTGGCGGGCCTGATCGTGACTCAGGGGACGGACCTTTCTGCCGGTCGTCAGGTGGGGCTGGCGGCGGTTATCGCGGCAACCCTGCTGCAGTCGATGGAAAACGCCAACAAGGTCTTCCCGGAAATGGCCACCATGCCGATTTTCGTGGTGATCCTGATTGTCTGCGCCATCGGTGCGGTGATTGGTCTGATCAACGGTATCATTATCGCCTACCTGAACGTGACGCCGTTTATCACCACCCTGGGTACGATGATCATCGTTTACGGTATCAACTCCCTGTACTACGACTTTGTCGGTGCTTCCCCAATCTCGGGTTTTGACAGTGGCTTCTCTACCTTTACGCAAGGGTTCATCGCGCTGGGCAGCTTCCGCCTGTCGTATATCACCTTCTATGCGCTGATTGCGGTGGCCTTCGTCTGGATCCTGTGGAACAAAACGCGCTTTGGTAAAAACATCTTCGCCATCGGCGGTAACCCGGAAGCGGCGAAAGTCTCCGGCGTAAACGTTGCTCTGAACCTGCTGATGATTTATGCGCTGTCCGGTGTGTTCTACGCCTTCGGCGGGATGCTGGAAGCGGGCCGTATCGGCTCTGCCACCAACAACCTTGGCTTCATGTACGAGCTGGATGCGATCGCAGCCTGCGTGGTGGGCGGCGTCTCCTTCAGCGGCGGCGTGGGTACGGTACTGGGCGTGGTGACCGGTGTGATCATCTTCACCGTCATCAACTACGGCTTGACCTATATCGGCGTGAACCCGTACTGGCAGTACATCATCAAAGGCGCCATCATTATCTTCGCGGTCGCGCTGGATTCACTTAAGTACGCGCGTAAGAAATAA
- the mglA gene encoding galactose/methyl galactoside ABC transporter ATP-binding protein MglA — protein MVSTNTQSSGEYLLEMSGINKSFPGVKALDNVNLKVRPHSIHALMGENGAGKSTLLKCLFGIYQKDSGSILFQGKEIDFHSAKEALENGISMVHQELNLVLQRSVMDNMWLGRYPTKGVFVDQDKMYRDTKAIFDELDIDIDPRARVGTLSVSQMQMIEIAKAFSYDAKIVIMDEPTSSLTEKEVNHLFTIIRKLKDRGCGIVYISHKMEEIFQLCDEITILRDGQWIATQPLEGLDMDKIIAMMVGRSLNQRFPDKENKPGEVILEVRNLTSLRQPSIRDVSFDLHKGEILGIAGLVGAKRTDIVETLFGIREKAEGTITLHGKKINNHNANEAINNGFALVTEERRSTGIYAYLDINFNSLISNIRNYKNKVGLLDNSRMKSDTQWVIDSMRVKTPGHRTQIGSLSGGNQQKVIIGRWLLTQPEILMLDEPTRGIDVGAKFEIYQLIAELAKKNKGIIIISSEMPELLGITDRILVMSNGLVAGIVDTKTTTQNEILRLASLHL, from the coding sequence ATGGTCAGCACAAATACTCAGTCATCCGGTGAATACCTGTTGGAAATGAGCGGTATCAACAAGTCATTTCCCGGCGTTAAGGCACTCGATAATGTTAATTTAAAAGTTCGTCCTCACTCTATTCATGCCCTGATGGGGGAGAACGGTGCGGGTAAATCAACATTATTAAAATGTCTTTTTGGGATCTATCAAAAAGATTCTGGCAGCATTCTTTTTCAGGGGAAAGAGATCGATTTCCATTCAGCGAAAGAAGCACTGGAAAACGGTATCTCGATGGTTCACCAGGAATTAAACCTGGTGCTGCAGCGTTCAGTCATGGATAACATGTGGTTGGGGCGTTATCCAACCAAGGGTGTCTTTGTCGATCAGGACAAAATGTATCGCGACACCAAAGCGATTTTTGACGAGCTGGATATTGATATCGATCCGCGCGCCCGCGTGGGAACATTATCCGTCTCCCAGATGCAGATGATCGAAATCGCCAAAGCGTTCTCCTACGATGCGAAAATTGTCATCATGGACGAACCGACATCGTCATTAACGGAAAAAGAGGTTAATCACCTTTTTACCATTATTCGTAAGCTGAAAGATCGCGGCTGCGGTATCGTATATATTTCCCACAAAATGGAAGAGATCTTCCAGCTGTGCGATGAGATTACCATTCTGCGCGACGGTCAGTGGATTGCCACGCAGCCGCTGGAAGGGCTGGACATGGACAAGATCATCGCCATGATGGTGGGTCGTTCCCTGAACCAGCGCTTCCCGGACAAAGAAAACAAGCCGGGCGAAGTGATCCTGGAAGTGCGCAATCTGACCTCGTTACGTCAGCCGTCTATTCGCGATGTCTCCTTCGACCTGCATAAGGGCGAAATCCTGGGGATTGCCGGTCTGGTCGGCGCAAAACGTACCGATATCGTGGAAACCCTGTTCGGTATCCGTGAGAAAGCCGAAGGCACTATTACGCTGCACGGTAAGAAAATTAACAACCACAACGCCAACGAAGCCATTAATAATGGTTTTGCGCTGGTGACGGAAGAGCGTCGTTCGACCGGTATTTATGCCTATCTGGATATTAACTTTAACTCGTTAATTTCTAACATTCGCAATTACAAAAACAAAGTCGGACTGCTGGATAACTCCCGCATGAAGAGCGATACCCAATGGGTTATTGACTCCATGCGCGTGAAAACGCCAGGACACCGCACCCAAATTGGTTCGCTGTCAGGCGGTAACCAGCAGAAAGTCATTATCGGACGCTGGTTATTAACCCAGCCAGAAATTCTGATGCTGGATGAACCGACCCGCGGTATTGACGTCGGCGCGAAGTTTGAAATTTATCAGCTGATTGCCGAGCTGGCGAAAAAGAATAAAGGGATCATTATTATTTCTTCCGAAATGCCGGAATTGTTAGGGATCACGGATCGTATTCTGGTTATGAGCAATGGTCTCGTTGCCGGTATTGTTGACACCAAAACGACAACGCAAAACGAAATTTTGCGTCTTGCGTCTTTGCACCTTTAA